In Mytilus edulis chromosome 6, xbMytEdul2.2, whole genome shotgun sequence, the following proteins share a genomic window:
- the LOC139528620 gene encoding BTB/POZ domain-containing protein 2-like gives MNNEIYRPGNQDWRTGRNAAQCNRYMFENQLHCDITFMVGSGDQKQEISAHKYTLISRSEVFEAMLVGPLHEHSDHIEIPDVDPASFRKLLEYMYYDQTRLDEQDAYGLLYAARKYLVTDLVRRCLQRLKTKMSIDNVCIILSYADDDGTIKLCLDYIFRYPLEVLESDGFKELSPEYIKLIISDNRLGVREENIFDAIILWSGRECQRQGIDILPENQWKVLGDILKLIRYGRMDKVYLLNVCKKFLPQDSYIDIVENIASHIDENIHRGSESLNLTRPFQNSRVVHSHLTCGAEVRPQEYLRRQGEVLDGTNVSVDGEHDSATSDNDGNVSEMEQIPSVFTRRSDRFKIYRFGNNSYVRGKTYDMHTPESISFLTSHNVNLRSIYLYGSCEGEGDYHIHLEIFEDLGGQLSLMHSSERDITTNGSTTPYEFDLEPSIRIQSERVYTIRALFEGPPSYFGTNGILNVSKNGVSVIFITNDELGLNLTTSEGGQFPGLLFER, from the exons atgaataatgaaaTCTATAGACCAGGCAATCAAGACTGGAGAACAGGAAGGAACGCAGCCCAATGCAACAGATATATGTTTGAAAATCAACTTCATTGTGATATAACATTTATGGTGGGTTCTGGAGACCAAAAGCAGGAAATTTCGGCCCATAAATACACACTCATATCGCGTAGTGAGGTGTTTGAAGCTATGCTGGTTGGTCCGTTACATGAACATTCAGATCATATTGAAATACCGGATGTTGATCCTGCTTCTTTCCGGAAGCTTTTAGA atatatGTATTATGATCAGACCAGACTTGATGAACAGGACGCTTACGGACTTCTGTATGCCGCCCGAAAATACTTAGTGACCGACTTAGTCAGACGTTGCTTACAgagattaaaaacaaaaatgtccataGATAACGTCTGTATTATACTTAGTTATGCCGATGACGACGGGACGATAAAACTTTGTTTAGATTATATATTTCGGTATCCGTTAGAGGTATTAGAATCAGATGGCTTTAAGGAACTTTCGCCAGAATATATTAAATTAATTATATCGGACAATCGACTTGGTGTCCGAGAGGAAAACATATTTGACGCCATTATATTGTGGTCTGGGCGAGAATGTCAAAGACAAGGAATCGATATACTTCCGGAAAATCAGTGGAAAGTTTTAGGCGATATATTGAAATTAATTCGTTATGGTAGAATGGATAAAGTGTATTtattaaatgtatgtaaaaagTTTTTACCACAAGACTCATATATTGATATAGTAGAAAATATAGCATCGCATATTGACGAGAATATTCATCGAGGTTCGGAATCTTTGAACTTAACGAGACCTTTTCAAAATTCCAGAGTTGTGCATTCGCATTTAACATGTGGAGCGGAAGTTCGACCACAAGAATATTTAAGACGTCAGGGTGAAGTTCTGGACGGTACTAACGTTTCTGTCGATGGAGAACACGATTCTGCTACATCGGACAATGATGGCAATGTTTCAGAAATGGAGCAAATTCCATCTGTATTCACTCGTCGATCGGATAGATTTAAAATATATCGGTTTGGTAATAACTCATATGTAAGAGGCAAAACATACGATATGCATACACCAGAATCAATATCGTTTTTGACATCACATAATGTAAATCTTCGTTCCATATATCTTTACGGTAGCTGTGAGGGGGAGGGGGATTATCACATACATTTAGAAATATTCGAAGATTTAGGTGGTCAGTTATCTCTAATGCATTCGTCAGAAAGAGATATAACAACGAACGGTTCCACAACACCATACGAATTCGATCTGGAACCTTCCATTAGAATACAAAGTGAAAGGGTATACACAATAAGAGCATTATTTGAGGGACCTCCCAGTTATTTTGGTACAAATggtattttaaatgtttctaaaAATGGAGTATCGgtaatttttattacaaatgaTGAATTAGGTTTGAATTTAACAACATCAGAAGGTGGTCAATTCCCAGGACTACTGTTTGAAAGGTAG